The genomic region GAATCGGCTTTGTCGAGCATCCGGTTCAGCAGGCGCAGGCTCAGCGTATTGGCAAATTTCTTCCAGCGCAGCAGGTTGTTGCCCAGCATGATATCGCCCGCAATGGCTTTGCTTTTGTCGGCCACGTCGATCATGTCGTTGGCCGCTTTCAGTTCTTTGATGATGGCCGCGTACACGTCTTTCTGCGCATCGTACTTCGGCTGGAGCTTACCTTCCAGGCCCTGAATGGCATCGGTGTACGGGATATCGCCGTAAATGTCGGTCATCAGCGAGAACACCCACGAGCGCATAATCATGGCAACGGCCTGGTAGTTCGGATTCTTAACATCTGTACCCAGTTTATAAATGCGCTGGTAATCCCCCAGCGACTCCGTGTAGAACGTCTGCCAGGCCCCGCTGTAAATATCACTGCTGATCGAATACTGATCGACATCCGTGTACTGAATCCGCGCCCAGTACTGCGAAATCAGGTCCCCGATATCCATCCCCAGCGAACCGCCCCAATAGGCGTCGACGGCGCTCTGGATGCCGTGCGGCAGGAACAGGTCCGCCGTGGCTACGGAAGGTGAGTTGGGATTGGTATTGATCTGGTCAAAGTCACTCGTACAGGCCGACACGCCCAGCAGGCAGGCCGCCAGCACGGCTTTATTGCGGAAAATAGAGATGAATTTCATGGGAGTTACAGGTTAAAGCTGATGTTGAACCCAACGGTGCGCGTGGTCGGAATCTGCCCGTTTTCGATGCCCTGGAGGTTGCCGTCGTTGTAGTAGCTCGTTTCCGGATCAATGTGCGGTACGTTGCTGTGCAGCAGGGCGAGGTTCCGGCCCACCACCGACAGCGCTACGTCGCGGAACGGCAGCCGCTTGAACACCTGACCGGACAGCACGTAGGTCAGGCGTACTTCGCGCAGTTTCAGGAAGCTGCCGTCAAAAATGGTGGCTTCGTTGTTGGTCAGCGAATAGTACTTCTTATGCCATTCCTCCGACGAGATCCGGGTGGTGTTGGGCACGTAATTCGGTTCGGCAGCCGTTCCGACGTTGACAACACCCTGTCCGACAATGCCTTCCTCGCGGCCCACCAGCGTTTCCTGAAGGACGCCCGTGTACCGGCCGATGTTGACCGTCTGCGAGAAGATGTCGCCGCCATGCTTCATGTCCAGCAGGGTGCTGAGCGACAGGTTTTTGTAGGAAAACGTGTTTTGCAGGCCACCAATCCATTTCGGCGTGAAGTTGCCCAGAATGCGGCGGGTCGGGTCGATCTGCGGAAAGCCTTTGGAGTCGTACACGATGTTGCCCTTGGGGTCGCGCAGGAAGCCCTGGCCGAAGAACGTCCCGTACGGCTGGCCCACCCGTGCTTCCACCGACATGCCGCGGATGGTGTAGTTCGTTGTGGTCTGCGTCAGCGGGTTGTAAACGGTGTTGAGCTGGTAGGTCGTCAGGCCCTCGCCCAGTTCCACCACCTTGTTGCGGTTCTGCGCCCAGTTCAGGGCCACGTCCCACTGGAACGGTCCGGCTTTGACCGGCGTGACGCTCAGCTGCACTTCGATGCCTTTGTTCTGCAGTTTACCGGCGTTCATCAGCTTGGAGTTGAAGCCCGTCGCCTGCGAGATGTTGACGTCCAGAATCTGGTTGAACGACTCTTTGTTGTAGTACGTCACATCAACCCCGACGCGGTTGTGCCACAGCTTCACTTCGGCTCCCACTTCATAGGAGTTGGTCAGTTCGGGCTTCAGGCTGGCGTTCAGCATGGCGTTGTTCTCCGAAAGCGTCGGCGTGCTGCCCCAGGGGTTTTCGTACTTGTAAGCCTGAATCAGACGGTAGGCATCCGTGTCGTTCCCCACCCGGGCGACACCCGCGCGAACTTTGGCAAACGAAAGCACCGGCGAGTTGACGTTGAAAATATCCGTCAGAATGGCGCTCACGGCCGCTGAGGGGTAGAAATACGAGCGGTTGCTCGACGGCAGCGCACTCGACCAGTCGTTGCGGGCGGTCAGGTCCAGAAACAGGTAGTTGCGGAAGCCGATGTTGGCCGAAGCGTACAGGCTGTTGACCGATTTTTCGGTGAAGGAGTTCTCGGCCACTTTCGCCTGCCGGGAGTTGCCCAGATTCCAGACGCGCGGAATCGCGAGTTCGGTAGCGCCCATGTAATTGCGCTGGGCGTAGTTGCGGCGGTGGTTACCCCCGACGTTGGCCGTCACGTCGAACTCCCCGAATTTCTGGTTGGCGTTCAGCAGGAAGTCCGAGTTGGATTCGCGCACGAAAATCTGCTCCTCGTTATAGGTGTCGAACTGTTTGGCTCCGTTCAGGTTGTCGATCCGGGCGGCGCTGCGGGTTTTGCGACGGTCGGCGTATACGTCCGTTCCGGTGCGGGCCGTCAGCGAGAGCCAGGGCGTAAACTTGTAGGTTGCCTGCACGTTGCCGTAGATCCGGTCGCGCTCGTTGGCCCGCGTGCTCAGGTTCAGCACGTAGTACGGGTTTGTCCAGTAGTTGTAGTTCCAGTTGTACTGGTAAATGCTGCCCGGCGCCTGGTAGTTTTTCAGCTTATCCATGTCCACCTGACGGCCAAACCAGATAAAGTAAAGCCCCCAGTTGGTGCGGTTGTCGCTGCCGTCCTTCACGTAGTTGCCCGTTGCCCGGACGTTCAGTTTTTTGGTCAGGTTCCAGCCGGCGTTCAGCGATACCGTGCGGCGTTTGTAATCCGTGTTGGGCAGGATGCCGGTCTGGTTCAGATCTGTGAACGACAGGCGGAAGTCGCCCTTATCGCTGCCGCCGGTAATGGCGATGTTGTTGGTAAACGTCCGGCCGGTTTCGAAGAAGTTCTTGACGTTGTCCGGATGCGGCACAAACGGCGTCGGCGTGCGCGTTCCGTCGGCGGCGATCGGCGAGTCGAACTGCGGAATCAGGCGGCCGTCCATTTTCGGACCCCAGCTTTCGTCCACCCCGTCGTTGACGCCTTTGCCCGTTCCATCGACGAACGAAAACTGGCCTTTGTTGCCCTGTCCGTATTCGTTCTGCCACTCCGGCATCCGGAACACATCGTCAAACGCCGTGTTGGAGTTGACCGAAACGCCGATGCCTTTCGCGCCTTTTCCGCTTTTGGTCGTGATCAGAATGACCCCGTTGGCCCCGCGTGAGCCGTACAGTGCGGCGGCGCTCGGCCCTTTCAGCACGCTGACATTTTCAATATCATCCGGGTTCAGCGACGACGCGCCGTTGCCGTAATCGATGCCGGTCCCCGAGCCGTAGTTGCCGTTGTCGATGGGCACCCCGTCCACGACGAAAAGCGGCTGGTTGTTGCTCCCGATCGAACTGGCACCGCGGATCAATATACGCGAGGACGCGCCGGGGGCTCCGTTCGACCCTGTAATCTGCACCCCGGCAATTTTCCCGGAGAGCGCGTTGACAAAGTTGGTCGTGCGGGCCTGTGTCATCTGCTTGCCGCTCACCTCCTGAACCGAGTACCCGAGTGCTTTCTTTTCGCGGGTAATGCCCAGGGCCGTCACGACCACCTCGGCCAGTTGAGAAGCGTCTTCCTCCATCGAAATGTTGATCACATCCCGGTTGCCTGCGGCAATCTCCTGGTTGACAA from Tellurirhabdus rosea harbors:
- a CDS encoding SusC/RagA family TonB-linked outer membrane protein; translation: MKRSFTGLWLVLWLCTLGTAFAQSRTITGKIVSAADGSGLPGANVIIKGTDRGTTANAQGDYSVSAPANATLIVSFIGFVNQEIAAGNRDVINISMEEDASQLAEVVVTALGITREKKALGYSVQEVSGKQMTQARTTNFVNALSGKIAGVQITGSNGAPGASSRILIRGASSIGSNNQPLFVVDGVPIDNGNYGSGTGIDYGNGASSLNPDDIENVSVLKGPSAAALYGSRGANGVILITTKSGKGAKGIGVSVNSNTAFDDVFRMPEWQNEYGQGNKGQFSFVDGTGKGVNDGVDESWGPKMDGRLIPQFDSPIAADGTRTPTPFVPHPDNVKNFFETGRTFTNNIAITGGSDKGDFRLSFTDLNQTGILPNTDYKRRTVSLNAGWNLTKKLNVRATGNYVKDGSDNRTNWGLYFIWFGRQVDMDKLKNYQAPGSIYQYNWNYNYWTNPYYVLNLSTRANERDRIYGNVQATYKFTPWLSLTARTGTDVYADRRKTRSAARIDNLNGAKQFDTYNEEQIFVRESNSDFLLNANQKFGEFDVTANVGGNHRRNYAQRNYMGATELAIPRVWNLGNSRQAKVAENSFTEKSVNSLYASANIGFRNYLFLDLTARNDWSSALPSSNRSYFYPSAAVSAILTDIFNVNSPVLSFAKVRAGVARVGNDTDAYRLIQAYKYENPWGSTPTLSENNAMLNASLKPELTNSYEVGAEVKLWHNRVGVDVTYYNKESFNQILDVNISQATGFNSKLMNAGKLQNKGIEVQLSVTPVKAGPFQWDVALNWAQNRNKVVELGEGLTTYQLNTVYNPLTQTTTNYTIRGMSVEARVGQPYGTFFGQGFLRDPKGNIVYDSKGFPQIDPTRRILGNFTPKWIGGLQNTFSYKNLSLSTLLDMKHGGDIFSQTVNIGRYTGVLQETLVGREEGIVGQGVVNVGTAAEPNYVPNTTRISSEEWHKKYYSLTNNEATIFDGSFLKLREVRLTYVLSGQVFKRLPFRDVALSVVGRNLALLHSNVPHIDPETSYYNDGNLQGIENGQIPTTRTVGFNISFNL